Genomic window (Streptomyces sp. NBC_01431):
GCTCGCCTCGATGCGACGCAGCGCCCAGGCCGCCGACCGGGCGAGGCGAGGCTGGGCCAGGGCCTCGGTCAGGACGTCCACCGCCCTCTTGTCACCGAGTTCGCCGAGCCCCTCGATGCAGGCGAGGGCCACCCGCCCGTAGGGAGTGTGCGGCGAGAGCAGCGGCCGCAGGGTCTTGACGAGGGCCGGTACGGACTCGGGGGCGCGCAGTGCGGTGAGCAGACGGACCGGGTGCAGGGCGTAGGCGGTGCGCAGTTCATTGGTCGCCAGGGCCGCCGCCGCGCGCGCCGTGCGCGGGTCGCCGAGCCGGGCGAGCGCGTGCGCGGCGCTCACGCACCGTTCCGGATCGCGGTGGTTGAGCAGCAGTACCAGCGATTCGAAGGCCCTGCGGTCGCCCGCGACGCCGAGCCGGAACGCGGCTATCTCCCGTGCCCAGAGCGGGCGTTGGGGCTCGGTGAGCACCGCCGCGAGCTCGCCGTGGTCGACGGTGGCGATCAGCCGCTCGAACGCCGTGGACCCGCCGCTCTCGCTCCGCACCCGGTCCACGAGCGACCGAAACTCCTCATCCATGTCCAAAACCCTATTGACCTCCGCCTCCCCGCACTGGGGCACAGGGGATTCTCTGTCCGCCGGTGAACCTGTCGCGTTGCGGCCACCCGCTCCGGGTGGCTCTCCTGTTTTCCTCCCCACCGGGGTGGGGGTCGTACGCGCGCTGCCCGGCACGGGTCCTGCCGGACGGGAACGGCACCCGCTAGCCGCACGGCTGGGGCGAGCCAGATCACATCGACTCCGGGCGTCGGGGGGCTGGCGCGCTCGTTACTCGCCAGTTAACCTCAAGTGAGCGGGTAACCCCCGCAGACTCCGGTGGCCTGGTGACGCAGCCACCGCGAGTGTTCGTCGGTTCGGCAGTTCTGTACGACGCGCCCCGGGACAGGGTCGTCGGCCCCTTGCACCACGACACAACTCCCGCACGCCGTGCGCCCGTTGGCGTATTCGAGCGCCCCCTGATGCCGGTCGCGTGCGCCCTCTCTCAGTCGTCACTCATCCCTGGAGTCCCGTGATGGACATCCCCCTGAACACTGTCGCCGTCGTCGGCCTCGGCACCATGGGCACCGGCATCGCCGAGGTCCTGGCCCGTGCGGGCCGCGAGGTCATCGGCATCGACATCAGCGAGCGCGCCGCCCGCCAGGCCGTCGTCTCGCTGGAGGCTTCCACGGCCCGTGCGGTGGCCCGCGAGCGGATCACCGAGCGGGAGCGCGGCGACATCCTCGCCCGGTTCCGCACCTTCACCGACCTCCAGGCCGCCGCCGAGGCCGAACTCGTCATCGAGGTCGTGCCCGAGTCGTACGAACTGAAGCAGCAGGTCTTCCACGCGCTCGACACCATCATCGCGCCCACCGCGATCCTGGCGACCGGCACCAACGCGCTCTCGGTTACCCGGCTCGCCGCCGACTCCGCACACCCCGAGCGCGTCCTCGGCCTGCACTTCTTCAACCCGGCACCCGCGATGAAGCTCGTCGAGATCGTCTCGTCCGTGCTCACCGCTCCCCCGGCCGTCGACGCGGTCACCGCGCTCGCCCTCGACCTCGGCAAGGAGCCCGTCGCGGTCGGCGACCGCCCCGGCTTCGTCGCCGACGGGCTGCTCTTCGGCTACCTCAACCAGGCCGCCGCGATGTACGAGTCCAAGTACGCCTCGCGCGAGGACATCGACGCCGCGATGAAGCTGGGCTGCGGGCTGCCGATGGGCCCGCTCGAACTGCTCGACCTGATCGGCATCGACACCGCCCGCACCGTCCTGGAGGCGATGTACTCCGCCTCGCACGACCGGCTGCACGCGCCCGCGCCGATCCTCGGCCAGCTCACCGAGGCCGGGCTCACCGGCCGCAAGAGGGGCCGCGGCTTCTACACGTACGAGGCCGAGGGCAGCTCGGTCGTGGTGGCGGACGCCCAGACTCCCGCGGGCATCGCGGGCGCGGGCGGCGGCCGCACCATCCGCTCGGTCGGCGTGGCCGGCTCGGGGACGATGGCGTCCGGTATCGCGGAGGTCTTCGCCAAGGCCGGGTACGACGTGGTGCTCGCCGCGCGCAGCCTGGAGAAGGCGGAGACCGCCAAGTCCCGTATCGCCAAGTCGCTTTCGCGCTCCGTCGAGAAGGGCCGGCTCACCGAGGAAGCCCGTGAGGAGACCCTGAACCGGATCTCGGCCGCCGGCGCCCTGGAGTCGTTCGCCGAGGTCGACCTCGCGGTCGAGGCGGTGGCCGAGGACCTGGAGGTCAAGCAGCAGCTCTTCGCCACCCTCGACAAGATCTGCAAGCCGGGCGCGGTGCTCGCCACCACCACCTCCTCGCTGCCCGTCGTCGCCTGCGCCCGCGCCACCTCGCGCCCGCAGGACGTCATAGGGATGCACTTCTTCAACCCGGCACCCGCGATGAAGCTGGTCGAGGTGGTCCGTACGGTGCTCACCTCCGACGAGGTCCACGCCACCGTCCGCGAGGTCACCGCGAAGATCAAGAAGCACCCGGTGGACTGCGGCGACCGCGCCGGGTTCATCGTCAACGCGCTGCTCTTCCCGTACCTCAACAACGCGATCAAGATGGTGCAGGAGCACTACGCGACGCTGGACGACATCGACGCCG
Coding sequences:
- a CDS encoding adenylosuccinate lyase, whose product is MDEEFRSLVDRVRSESGGSTAFERLIATVDHGELAAVLTEPQRPLWAREIAAFRLGVAGDRRAFESLVLLLNHRDPERCVSAAHALARLGDPRTARAAAALATNELRTAYALHPVRLLTALRAPESVPALVKTLRPLLSPHTPYGRVALACIEGLGELGDKRAVDVLTEALAQPRLARSAAWALRRIEASRGRS
- a CDS encoding 3-hydroxyacyl-CoA dehydrogenase family protein, producing MDIPLNTVAVVGLGTMGTGIAEVLARAGREVIGIDISERAARQAVVSLEASTARAVARERITERERGDILARFRTFTDLQAAAEAELVIEVVPESYELKQQVFHALDTIIAPTAILATGTNALSVTRLAADSAHPERVLGLHFFNPAPAMKLVEIVSSVLTAPPAVDAVTALALDLGKEPVAVGDRPGFVADGLLFGYLNQAAAMYESKYASREDIDAAMKLGCGLPMGPLELLDLIGIDTARTVLEAMYSASHDRLHAPAPILGQLTEAGLTGRKRGRGFYTYEAEGSSVVVADAQTPAGIAGAGGGRTIRSVGVAGSGTMASGIAEVFAKAGYDVVLAARSLEKAETAKSRIAKSLSRSVEKGRLTEEAREETLNRISAAGALESFAEVDLAVEAVAEDLEVKQQLFATLDKICKPGAVLATTTSSLPVVACARATSRPQDVIGMHFFNPAPAMKLVEVVRTVLTSDEVHATVREVTAKIKKHPVDCGDRAGFIVNALLFPYLNNAIKMVQEHYATLDDIDAAMRLGGGYPMGPFELLDVVGLDVSLAIEKVLHAEFRDPGLAPAPLLEHLVAAGCLGRKTGRGFREYARR